Genomic window (Criblamydia sequanensis CRIB-18):
ACAAAAGTAGATGGGGTTTATACAAAAGATCCGTTAAAATATAAAGACGCAGAACGCTATGAAGAAATAAGTTACAGAGACATGTTAAACGAAAAGCTTGAGATCATGGATGCAACATCAGTTGCCCTCCTTAGAACCAATCAAATTCCGCTTTTTGTTTTTAGTATGGAGCTATTGAAAAAAATGAAAATACAACAAATATTATCCGATAAACGTTTAGGCACTTTAGTCAAGGGAGATTAGCCATGCGAATCAAAGAGCAAACAGAAGAAGGAATGAAAGCCGCTCTCAACCACTTAGCACAAGAATTAAAGAACATTCGAACCGGAAGGGCCAATCCAGGAATACTTGATAGCGTTTCAGTTGAAGTTTATGGCTCGCCAATGCGTCTTAGGGACCTTGCAAATATAACAGTCCCTGAATCAAGACAGCTTCTTATCATTCCTTTCGATAAAAAAAATTGCGCGTCTATCGGCAAAGCGATTGAGAAGGCAAATTTGGGCTTAAGACCTATTGTGGAAGGGGATGTTGTTCGTATTAACATTCCTCCCATGGATGAGAACATCCGTAAGGACATGGTCAAACTGTGCCACAAGCGCCGTGAAGAAGCTAAAGTTGGCATAAGGAATGTAAGAGCGCACAATAATAAAATTGTTCGTGATGAAAAGGCTCAAGGGAATATTGGAGAAGACATTGTGAAAAAAGAGGAAAAGGAAATCCAAACCCTGACAGACAAATATTGCAAATTGGCAGACGATATGGTCGCGCAAAAGGAAAAAGAAATTTTGACAATCTAGCGATTCTCAAGGGGCTCGCCCCTATTAAGAAAACGAGCCTCTTAAATTTCTTAAAAAAAATCATCTTCGATGATTTTCCTTATTGTAAAAAATCAGCCCCAAGATGTATATTTAAGCCTCGTTAATGCAAGTATTAAGAGAATGTCTTAAGTCTTTTAAAACTAGCTTTTAGGCCCCATCGTCTAGCCAGGCCTAGGACACCGGATTTTCATTCCGATAACAGGGGTTCGAATCCCCTTGGGGTCAACGAGACTTTAGCTCAGCGGTAGAGCATCCCCCTTTTAAGGGGAGGGTCGATGGTTCGAATCCATCAAGTCTCAATTGCTTATTTCCCTTCCTTTACATAATTATCCGTATCTTCTATATTCAATTTTTTACGTTATCTCTGTTTTATCCTAGGTAGAACATGCTAACGTCTTTTATTTTGAATTTCTTAAAAAAAAGAATTACCTGACTCTCAATTAAAATATTTTTTAACCTAAAACGGTCACGTTAAGCATCATGATTCAAGAGTTCTCCGAGGAACCTAAAGAAAAATTGCCCGATCGCCCGCTTGAATGCAGCGAATGCAAAAAGCCGATTACCATCCGATATACAGAAATCGAAAAGGGAAAGTTTACCGAATTCTCCATGTGCAACGATTGTCCTTGCTTAAAGAAAAAGCTAAGGGGTGCTCCTCTTGAAATGGCTGAGGGTGAGGCGGTTAGAGCCGGACTTGCTTGCGGCAATTGCGGGATGACTTTGGAATCTTTTCTTGTCGGGCATCCGCTTGGATGCAGCCAATGCTATGCTGTTTTTGCAGAAGATATTTTAAAAGAACTGCATACCAGGGGAAGGCTTCCTCCAAAGACAGGCACTTCAAAAAAATCTCAGCTTCATATGGGAAGGTCTCCTGGAGAAGTCGTGGAGATAAGCCCCTCGCTTCAATTGATTGCTTTAAATGAAGCTTTAAGCGAGATGCTTAAACGAGAAGATTATGAACAGGCCGCCATGATTCGCGATCAGATTAACGCATTGACTGAAAGTGCAGAAAAAGAAAAGAGAGAAAAAAAGCAATGAAGGATTCTGTTAAGCCAAGGGATATGCTTTTAGAGAAAAGTCCTTGGCGAAATAACTCTAATAAAATTTGGTTAGCCTCTTCTCTTTGCCTAAAGCGAAATGTTGAGAAATTCAATTTTCCTCCGCGTCTTTCAGGAGATCGGCAAAAAGCGATTGTGACTTTGATTGGCAAAGAGATTTTAAAAGAGGATTTGGATAATCCTGTTTTATTTAAAGCCGATAAAATGGATCCGCTTGACAAGGAATATTTAACCGAGCATTTTCTAACGACAAGTGATTTTCACCATGCTCATGCAGGCGAGGCGTTTATCGTCGACCATAGCTCACGGTTTTTAACCACTCTAAATATTCATGACCATATTCAATTCAGAATCATTAATGTAAAATCAGATCCTGAGAAGTCCTTAAACGAACTAATAAAAATTGAATCCGCGGTCGGGAAAACCTTAAAGTATGCGTATTCGCCGCGTTTTGGTTTTTTAACAAGCCATCCCGAAGAGAGCGGGACCGGCATGGAAATGAGTATTTATATTCAAGTGCCGGCTCTTATCCATACAGGAGCTATAGATGCTACCCTCGATAAAATCATGGATGATTCCATAGAAATAACAGGGCTTCATGGCAGTCCGACTGAAATTATTGGCGATCTTCTAGTATTAAAAAATCAGTATAGCTTAGCTGTCACTGAAGAGACGATTTTATCTTCGCTTCACCAAGCGGCCACACGTCTTACCTTAGAAGAGAATAGCGCGCGTTCAAAAATCAAACAAAAAGAAAACCCTGAAATTAAAGATCGAGTCAGCCGAGCTTTTGGCATTCTAATACACTCCTATCAAATTGAAGCTTTAGAAGCGCTTAATGCCATTAGCTTAATTAAGCTTGGGGTAGATTTTGATTGGATCAAAGGCATTTCAAATGAGAGTTTAAACGAATTATTTTTAAATTGCAGAAGAGCCCACCTAATTTGCTGTCAACAAACTCCCATACAGCAAGAGGAAGTAGGTCATGCAAGAGCCGGATACATCCATAAAGCTTTAGAAAAAGTTGAGCTGCTTATATAAGCTATGAGTTCGCTAAAAGCTGTCGCTATCAACCAATCGTCTCATCTTCACTACAATGACCATCTCGTTCCTATAGCGGATGTCATGGGAATCCCCTTACTTTTAATTGAGGATGATTCTTATGACATTACTAAAAAATTTTATCCCGATGCCCTTCTTGAAAAAATCCCTTTTGCTGATTTTACCCCTGAAACCTTAATTCAAAATTATGATGTCCTTTTCATGTCCGATCTTTGGGATAGAGAGGTGTTTCACGCTAAATTTGACTTTCTTGAAAGCAAATACAAAAAGACGATGCGCAATGTTCATGTGCCTCACGGTTTTTCAGATAAAGGTTTTTATTTAAGAAAAGCTGCTAATGAAGATATCACTTTGGTTTATGGCCAAAACATGATGGATCTTTTTAAAGCTGAGAATGTCCTTCAAAATCTGAATCAATATGTAATCGTTGGAAATTATCGATACACCTATTACAAAAAGCATCAGGAATTTTTCAACTCCCTTGTTTTAAAAGAGGTGATTCATCGCTTCCCCAAAAAACAAAAAGTTATTCTCTATGCCCCCACTTGGCTTGACCTTGAAGAATCCACCACTTTTTTTGATGCGTATGACCAAGTGATTGGAAAGCTTCCCGAATCTTTCAATTTAATAGTAAAGCTACATCCCCAGCTAGAACTAGATGACACGGCACTTTATTACCAAATCATCGGGAAATATAAAAATAAGCCGAATATTCAGTTTTTGACAGATTTTCCTCTTGTTTACCCCCTTCTTTATTATACGGATGTTTACCTTGGAGACATGTCTTCTATTGGCTACGACTTTCTAATTTTCGATAGACCTATGTTCTTTCTTAATAAATTTGAACGCAATCCTAAAACCGATAGACGCCTTTTATTAGCGAATGCAGGTGTGAGTTTATCCCCCAAGGACTATGAAAACCTCTACCCCATGATTGAAGCCAACCTTGAAAAAGAAAGCGATTCTCTTAAGGCGATTAGAAAAGAGCTTTATAATTATACTTTCGGAGAAGAAAAGCCTTTTTCACAAATAAAAGAAGAAATATGGGCAGCTTGTAAAACTACCAATGCTTCATGATAATATTTGCTCTTTCTAGATCTTTTGGAAAATCGATCTCCATGCAGCTCTCTTTAGAAACGATTGTGGGGTAAATTTTTAGACCCTCCCCGATAGCTATTTCTATCCCTTTTTCAAAATAATCGTTTGGCAAGCAAAGTTTTAATGTTTTTTTTAGAAGAGGGAGATCTTCTTTTCTTATCAAATTGATGCCCAGAGCTTCCCCTAAAGGATGTTTCACTTCTTTGGATATATTTCGGATGCTGCCGTCGTCTTTAAGGTCATACTTAACTTCTTCTTCGGAAACCTCAGTTTCAGAAACAAGAAGCGAGCTATTTTTTGAAGATAACAGCTTGCTTAGAACAGACTCTTTAAATACGACATCGCCATTTAAGAATAGAAGGTCTTCATCTTCGATTTTATATAAGGCTCTTAAGAGGCTTTGAGAGGTATTTTCTTCTTCATAACCCGGACTATAGACAAAACCAAGGTCAGGAAAAGCTTCCATGATAAGCTCTTTTTTATAGCCTACCACAATCAAGATGTCGTGAATGGAGAAATGTTTCAGGAGATGATCTACCTGACAGGAAAGGATACTTTTCCCGTTAGCTAGTTTTGTCAAGGGTTTCGGGCTTTGCAAAGGCCCAAGCCTACGCCCTTTTCCTGCAGCTAAAATGATCACTTTCATATCAGTTAAATGGAGTTGTCTTTTGACTTCTTTTAACGTCTATGAAAGGAAATTGCAAGAATAGAAAAGGAGAAAAAGCAACATCAACCTATTAAAATCATAAAGATTTAAAGGTTGATGTTAAAAACTACTTAGCGTTTTTTGCAAAAGCTGCTGCAAGGCGTGCTTTTTTGCGGCTAGCTGCATTTTTCTTGATAATGCCGCGTTTTGCAGCTTTGTCAAGCAAACTAAAGGCTTCGCTTAATTTTTCTTTCAAAAGATCTTTATCATCTTTAGTCGTTTCTTCGTTAAAACGTTTTATGGACGTTCTAAGGCTAGAACGGAACACTTTGTTTTGTACTCGGCGCTTTTCGTTCTGAAGATTTCTCTTTTCAGGCGTTGGACGCTTAGTCTTCTTTTTTGGAGCGGTTTCTTTAGCCATTTTTCCTCTTGGGGTTGATTTTCATTGGCTTAATGTTTTAGCATGGTTGGGAATTATAAAATGCTTTGAATAATTCGTCAAGGTAAGCGTCTAATAGTAAGGTTTTTTTAATTTATGGAATGGATTGTCAGGGAAGAGTCTAGTTTAATCGATTGCTTGAGGAAAATGTATCCTGACTCAAGCGTCACTCAAGTCAAATCTTTTTATCAAAATAAAAGGGTGTTGGTAAACGGCAGGTTTCCGAGCAGCTTAACGGCTCTTTTAAAAGAAAAAGACCTTATCATTATTAGGGATAAGCCGATTTTTTTAGAAAAAGGGATCGACCTATTGTATAAAGATAAAGACATTGCGGTGATTGATAAACCTAAAGGTTTGCTAAGTGTAGCCACAGATTTTGAGACGTTAACGACGGCGCATGGTATTTTAAAAAGATTTTTTAAACCAAAAAGGGTTTTTCCCGTTCATCGCCTAGATCAAGACACCTCAGGTCTTTTAATTTTTGCCCTAAGCGAGCCGGCTCGAGATAATTTAAAAAAATCCTTTGAGGCCCACAGGATTAAAAGGCGGTATGTGGCCATAATTGAGGGTCATCTGCCGGAAAGCGAGGGAACATGGAAATCCTATCTTTTTGAAGATCCAAACTACATCGTGAGAACAACGGATGACCCAAAAGGCGGGCAGCTTGCCATCACCCATTATGCGGTAAAGAAAACATCCAAAAATTTGAGTTGGCTTGAAGTCCACCTTGAAACCGGCAAAAAGAATCAAATTAGAGTCCACTGTCAAAAAGCCGGGCATTCGGTCCTTGGAGATACTAAATACGGCGCTCAAAAAAAGGCATCCCGGCTTTTTTTACATGCCGAATCTCTTGAATTTATTCATCCGATCACAAATAAGTTAATGCGTTTTGATTCCCCTGTCCCTGATATTTTTTACCAAGTCATCGAAGGACGCTAATGCAAAGAAAATATGTCACTTTAGCTCTCGTTGCCTTATTTTCAATAGCTACGGCTATATATGCCTATGACGCGCTAAAAAAAAGTTGGTTTTATTTCCAACTGGACGGACAGACAAAAATTGAAGCGCCTAACTTTTTTGTGAAAGAAATATCCGATGAAAAGTATGCCGTTGAAGGCCGCTACGGGTATAAAATTAAAGATAAAACCTATCAAGGAATCTCAAGAGTAGGGGGCAGGTTTTATAGAAACGAATTTGCCGCCTCTTCTGCTATAAAAAAAATACAAACGCCCCTTCCTGTTTATTTTTCCAAAAACTCTCCCGAAATTTCTTCCCTAGAAAAAAATTTTCCTTACAAAGAAGTCGTTTATAGCTTGATTCTACTAGGCGGGTTTTTGTACTTTGTAGCCTTAGGTTATTCTTTCTCTAAAAAAGCGTAAATTGGGATAGGTTATGGACGAATTGGTGATTTTAAAAGCTAAGGCAACTGATGGAACACCCTTAGAGGCCGTTTTCGCTCCTAAAAGAGGAATGAATCTTCTTAGTTATAAAAAAGGAGATATTGAGGTTATTGATCCCTCAACAAGAACGCTTTATGATGAAAGATCTGCAGGTTTAGGCTCTCTTATAGGACCTCACTTTCATCGAAGACGTTATAATGCCATTTCGTATATCCCGAATGAAGAGGCTTTCCCTCACATAAAAAGAGTCCTTGAAAAGTCAGGTGAAATTGATCCTTTTTCTCATGGCATATCAAGATATGCTCCGTGGAACTTTCAAGCCGCTGCCGATGAGATAAAAGGGGTTTTAAAAGGGTCCGATAGTTGGAATGGAGTTTCTTTAAAGGAAATTGAAGGCCAAAATTTTACCATGAATTTTGAAGCGAAGCTTTCGGCTGAGGGGTTAAATATTAAACTTTCAGTTGTTAGCGATACCGATTCTCTTGTCGGGCTTCACTACTATTATCATCTTCCTGAAAATAACGGCTTTGTGAAGTCGAAAGTTAAATCCTATTTTTTAAATGAGAACGGCGCAAGAGTTCTTTTAGATGAAAAGCCTTGGTTTAACAAAACGACCCATGAACTTCGCTTCCCCGCAAATCAAGGAGTAGATATGGCTTTTCATTCTTATCCGGATCCATTGAACACTGAAATTTTATTGGATGCCTTAAAATGGAAGCTAACAATAAAAACACATTCTCTTAACGAGGAAAATTCCTGGCAGCTCTATAGACCTGAAAAAGGTTCTTTTATTTGTATTGAACCCATTAGCGCTCAAGATCCTAGACATCCCAATCTTACGGTCAGTTCAATTGATGTTTTACTTACCATTCAATAGCTGCCCGCCTTTGAAGCTTTAGTCATGGCATAATTGGAAAAAGTTCTTGTTTTTAAAAAAAATGTAAACTGTTTTTTTAATTTAATTTTGGCTATACTAATCAATAATTGCGGGAAAGTGTTGATTCCCTTCCCGTAAAGAAAGAGAAGCTATGACCCCGAAATTTAAGCTCACAAGACAATCTGTTACGATAAGCGCCCTTTTAGTATATTCGGCGCCGCTTATTTTTGTCCTTGGCTTTTCAAAAAATCAAACTTTTTCCTCTTGGACTATTTTTTCTATAGCTCTTCTAATATTATCAGCAGCCTCTCTTATACACTTAAGCCTTCTTTTTAATTTCTATAAAAATGAGGGAGAGGGTTTCGAAGGCTCCTCTGAAAAAGAAAATCCAGATCAAAAAGAAGCTTTTCTTTCTGAGGAAAGAAGGGTTGAGCTAGAAGAGCTTGAAAATTTAAGAGCTAAAGAAGAAGAGCTTCGCGAAGAAATTTCGTATCGGAATGAAGAGCTCCTTCGGTTGACAAGGGAAAAAGAATTTGAAATCTCCTTAAGAGAGCAGCTTGAAGATGATTTTGATAGATTTAGAAAGGATTCCGAAGATAGGCTTGCCGAAGAGAAAATATTGCTTCAAGAGTATGCAGAAAACATTTCCAGCTTAAGGGCATCCTTAGAAGAGCGGCAAGAAGAAAATGAAAGGCTCCAATCTAAAATCCGAGATATGGCCTATGAAATTAAGACTCTTGTTGATTTAGCGGATGTTGAAAGCGAAATAAAAGAATTCAAAGAACCGGAAGTTCGGGCCGTGCCCTTCAAAGAAATGGAGCCTCATGGTCAGTTTAAAATGACTTTTCCCGATTTTAGAAATGAAGAAGAGGCAGCTTGTTCTTTTAAAAGTCAAGTAAGGACTGAAGATGAGGCTAAGAAGCTCTTAAAAAGATGCCTTGACATTGCGCAAAAAATAACCGTCTCCCATCACTTTACAAATGAAAAATCAAGATTTCGAGACCTTCCTTTTGATAATCATGGCCTTGATTTAAGACGCCTTTGCGATAGTTTAAGAAGCGAAACGACAGGGGCTGTCCTTGTTTATTCGCAGAAAGAAAATAGGATTCTTTTCATCAATAATCAAATCAGAGCTCTTTTAGGCTTCGGCCCTGATAAATTCGTTCAGGACTTTGAAAATATCGTTCAAGGCGGATTAAATGAATGGAAGAGCGCGATTGCTAAAATGAATACTCTTTATGAAGCTGAAGCAAGCCTTGTCATGAAAAATAAAGCCGGCCAAGATGTTCTTCTTCGCTGTCAACTAGGTCTTATACCCACAGGCGTCTTTAGAAATAGCGCCATAGGCGTTTTTTACAATTCCTAGAATGAAATCCCGGCGGCTCTAACAATTTCTTCTTTACTCACCCTATAGTTTTGATAGTGGTCTTCCTCTTTTAGAGAAGTATTGGGAAGGATATAGGCTTCTTCAAAGGCCGGGGTTTTAATAATTTTAAAATAGTGGGTTGGGACTGCGATGTTATTGACCCCAATAACCGGATAACTGACTTTTTTTACTCCCTCCCTTCCTTTTTGCGGAAGAAAAAGAGGCCCTGTCATAATTTGTATCGTCCCAAATTTCTGAGCTAAATCCCTTGTATGTTTTTCAAGCGAGGCCAAAAGCCCTCGATTAAGATCCGGAGTTTGCGGTGAAATATTACTTAATTTGAAGCTTTCAACAAAACTTTCAGGTTGCGCGGCAAGGTCTCTTGCAGGCACAAGATGCCCGCGATCAAACCCGGACCCTTTATAGTCTTGAAGACAAGAGCGCATTTGCTTGGGAAGAGACAAATCTTCCTGAAAGGGGATATCTTCTCTAGATACGGCTG
Coding sequences:
- a CDS encoding RluA family pseudouridine synthase; this encodes MEWIVREESSLIDCLRKMYPDSSVTQVKSFYQNKRVLVNGRFPSSLTALLKEKDLIIIRDKPIFLEKGIDLLYKDKDIAVIDKPKGLLSVATDFETLTTAHGILKRFFKPKRVFPVHRLDQDTSGLLIFALSEPARDNLKKSFEAHRIKRRYVAIIEGHLPESEGTWKSYLFEDPNYIVRTTDDPKGGQLAITHYAVKKTSKNLSWLEVHLETGKKNQIRVHCQKAGHSVLGDTKYGAQKKASRLFLHAESLEFIHPITNKLMRFDSPVPDIFYQVIEGR
- a CDS encoding CDP-glycerol glycerophosphotransferase family protein → MSSLKAVAINQSSHLHYNDHLVPIADVMGIPLLLIEDDSYDITKKFYPDALLEKIPFADFTPETLIQNYDVLFMSDLWDREVFHAKFDFLESKYKKTMRNVHVPHGFSDKGFYLRKAANEDITLVYGQNMMDLFKAENVLQNLNQYVIVGNYRYTYYKKHQEFFNSLVLKEVIHRFPKKQKVILYAPTWLDLEESTTFFDAYDQVIGKLPESFNLIVKLHPQLELDDTALYYQIIGKYKNKPNIQFLTDFPLVYPLLYYTDVYLGDMSSIGYDFLIFDRPMFFLNKFERNPKTDRRLLLANAGVSLSPKDYENLYPMIEANLEKESDSLKAIRKELYNYTFGEEKPFSQIKEEIWAACKTTNAS
- a CDS encoding NTP transferase domain-containing protein, which encodes MKVIILAAGKGRRLGPLQSPKPLTKLANGKSILSCQVDHLLKHFSIHDILIVVGYKKELIMEAFPDLGFVYSPGYEEENTSQSLLRALYKIEDEDLLFLNGDVVFKESVLSKLLSSKNSSLLVSETEVSEEEVKYDLKDDGSIRNISKEVKHPLGEALGINLIRKEDLPLLKKTLKLCLPNDYFEKGIEIAIGEGLKIYPTIVSKESCMEIDFPKDLERANIIMKHW
- a CDS encoding UvrB/UvrC motif-containing protein, giving the protein MIQEFSEEPKEKLPDRPLECSECKKPITIRYTEIEKGKFTEFSMCNDCPCLKKKLRGAPLEMAEGEAVRAGLACGNCGMTLESFLVGHPLGCSQCYAVFAEDILKELHTRGRLPPKTGTSKKSQLHMGRSPGEVVEISPSLQLIALNEALSEMLKREDYEQAAMIRDQINALTESAEKEKREKKQ
- a CDS encoding DNA/RNA non-specific endonuclease encodes the protein MAKKRSKEKLKFASLWNSASPAWLKGAGIGFLAGFAMNFGFSELKECELCHFPSFSQEEAVDALPKSHIRLDKGAFIADYDGRLKQPSWTFHTLTRENLHEAPAVSREDIPFQEDLSLPKQMRSCLQDYKGSGFDRGHLVPARDLAAQPESFVESFKLSNISPQTPDLNRGLLASLEKHTRDLAQKFGTIQIMTGPLFLPQKGREGVKKVSYPVIGVNNIAVPTHYFKIIKTPAFEEAYILPNTSLKEEDHYQNYRVSKEEIVRAAGISF
- the frr gene encoding ribosome recycling factor translates to MRIKEQTEEGMKAALNHLAQELKNIRTGRANPGILDSVSVEVYGSPMRLRDLANITVPESRQLLIIPFDKKNCASIGKAIEKANLGLRPIVEGDVVRINIPPMDENIRKDMVKLCHKRREEAKVGIRNVRAHNNKIVRDEKAQGNIGEDIVKKEEKEIQTLTDKYCKLADDMVAQKEKEILTI
- the rpsT gene encoding 30S ribosomal protein S20, translated to MAKETAPKKKTKRPTPEKRNLQNEKRRVQNKVFRSSLRTSIKRFNEETTKDDKDLLKEKLSEAFSLLDKAAKRGIIKKNAASRKKARLAAAFAKNAK